One window of the Procambarus clarkii isolate CNS0578487 chromosome 27, FALCON_Pclarkii_2.0, whole genome shotgun sequence genome contains the following:
- the LOC138369166 gene encoding mucin-13-like, whose amino-acid sequence MSSGPSKMPSGTSKMPSGTSKMPSGTSKMPSGTSMMPSGPSKMPSATFKMPSGPSKMLSGTSKKSSGTSKMPSGTSKMSSGTSKLPPGTSKIPPGTSKMPPGTSKMPPGTSKIPPGTSKMPPGTSKMPPGTSKLPPGTSKIPPGTSKMPPGTSKMPPGTSKMPLGTSKMSPGTSKMPPGTSKIKFTLVSPNSVSTGLVS is encoded by the coding sequence ATGTCGTCTGGACCCTCCAAGATGCCGTCTGGAACCTCCAAGATGCCGTCTGGAACCTCCAAGATGCCGTCTGGAACCTCCAAGATGCCGTCTGGAACCTCCATGATGCCGTCTGGACCCTCGAAGATGCCGTCTGCAACCTTCAAGATGCCGTCTGGACCCTCCAAGATGCTGTCTGGAACCTCCAAGAAGTCGTCTGGAACCTCCAAGATGCCGTCAGGAACCTCTAAGATGTCGTCTGGAACCTCCAAGCTGCCGCCAGGAACCTCCAAGATACCGCCAGGAACCTCCAAGATGCCGCCAGGAACCTCCAAGATGCCGCCAGGAACCTCCAAGATACCGCCAGGAACCTCCAAGATGCCGCCAGGAACCTCCAAGATGCCGCCAGGAACCTCCAAGCTGCCGCCAGGAACCTCCAAGATACCGCCAGGAACCTCCAAGATGCCGCCAGGAACCTCCAAGATGCCGCCAGGAACCTCCAAGATGCCTCTAGGAACCTCCAAGATGTCACCAGGAACCTCCAAGATGCCGCCAGGAACCTCCAAGATTAAGTTTACACTCGTGTCTCCTAACTCCGTGTCAACCGGCTTGGTGTCGTAA